One window of the Bacteroidota bacterium genome contains the following:
- a CDS encoding carboxypeptidase-like regulatory domain-containing protein, producing MRLALLALLLPLAASAQQTGKLAGRVVDDLGDPLPGANVILEDTQLGAAADADGNYFVIGVPVGTYDVTASFIGFRSHTVEDVQISSGYTTLQDFELGRGCRTDSSYQAEDLSRVNEDLVPKVNALAGVLGWEPLSDKREGSPEVRIWHFDSHSFDRFVRFEGGRSGKGMHCPVALTTMIPTRGGIGKKSTNVWGAT from the coding sequence ATGCGCCTCGCCCTGCTCGCTCTCTTACTCCCCCTCGCCGCTTCGGCGCAGCAGACCGGCAAGCTCGCCGGCCGCGTCGTGGACGACCTCGGCGACCCGCTGCCCGGCGCTAACGTCATCCTCGAAGACACCCAACTCGGCGCTGCAGCCGACGCCGACGGCAACTACTTCGTCATCGGTGTTCCCGTCGGCACCTACGACGTGACGGCCTCATTCATCGGCTTCCGTTCACATACTGTTGAGGACGTCCAGATTTCGTCCGGCTACACGACACTGCAAGACTTTGAACTCGGCAGGGGGTGCAGGACAGACTCCAGCTACCAAGCCGAAGACCTTTCGCGGGTCAACGAAGACCTGGTCCCCAAGGTCAACGCTCTGGCGGGAGTCCTCGGCTGGGAACCGTTGTCTGACAAGCGAGAAGGCTCCCCTGAGGTCCGCATCTGGCACTTCGACAGCCATAGCTTCGACCGATTTGTTCGCTTCGAAGGGGGCAGATCGGGCAAGGGTATGCACTGCCCCGTGGCCCTTACTACCATGATCCCGACGCGAGGAGGGATAGGCAAGAAGAGCACAAACGTTTGGGGCGCTACATGA